A portion of the Cyanobium sp. PCC 7001 genome contains these proteins:
- a CDS encoding GlsB/YeaQ/YmgE family stress response membrane protein — protein sequence MTVIWFLVVGVVAGWLAGVLVKGGGFGLIGDLVVGVIGALIGGLFFTGLGSALGGGVLGSILVATLGAVLFLVVVRVIKRA from the coding sequence ATGACGGTGATCTGGTTTCTGGTGGTGGGTGTGGTGGCCGGATGGCTGGCCGGGGTGCTGGTGAAGGGCGGCGGCTTCGGCCTGATCGGTGATCTGGTGGTGGGGGTCATCGGGGCCCTGATCGGCGGCCTGTTCTTCACGGGCCTGGGCAGCGCCCTCGGTGGCGGTGTGCTCGGCAGCATCCTGGTGGCCACCCTCGGAGCGGTGCTCTTCCTGGTGGTGGTGCGGGTGATCAAGCGGGCCTGA
- a CDS encoding beta-glucosidase: MAERSAAEHPLEAQARQVLDQLTIAEKLTLLSGSTPFWSGMADIALHDASHRHPWPAGVVPRLGLTGLQFVDGPRGVVLTGGATTFPVAIARGASWDPELEERIGEAIGREARSFGANWVAAVCVNLLRHPGWGRAQETYGEDPHHVGALGAAMTRGLERHTIACVKHLALNSIDSSRFLVDVEASPRVLHELYLPQFRACVDAGAGSVMSAYNRVNGLWCGEHPELLTAILKRRWGFQGLVVTDFIFGLRDGVAGLKAGQDLEMPFRMVLHGCAAEALASGTLSQERIDDAVLRQLRQQLRLPAGSYSAALRRCEAHRALAREAAAKSIVLLRNQPLPDGRPVLPLDEIRSLAVLGHLAAAVNLGDRGSSDTRPPAGAVVTPLEGLRAARPHLAIPHTDGRDPAAAAALAATCEAAVVVVGLDSSLEGEHIHPGDIAPILGQIPPPEPLERRLGRRLSRRLWQPLANLLAWLTSHASPPLRGDFAAGDRTDLRLPREQVALIQAVAAANPRTVVVLMGGGAILCEEWRHQVPGLLLLWYSGEQGGHALAEVLFGAVSPSGRLPFSLPRNGADLPPFEPRAPQVRYDLWYGYRRLQRHGRQAAYPFGFGLSYSRFSLGAPEAALRARDEDSNAAGASVELRVSVANEGPMAAAEVVQVYLEPPGQLMERPLRTLVAFARVPLEAGEQRPVRLVIPLRQLACFDAGRDAFVVEAGSHRLVVARHADDPGQAVTVELKHAVIDG; this comes from the coding sequence ATGGCCGAGCGGAGCGCTGCCGAACACCCGCTGGAGGCCCAGGCCCGGCAGGTGCTGGATCAGCTCACCATCGCCGAGAAGCTCACCCTGCTCAGCGGCTCGACGCCGTTCTGGTCGGGCATGGCCGACATCGCCCTGCACGATGCCTCCCACCGGCACCCCTGGCCGGCGGGGGTGGTGCCGCGGCTGGGGCTGACGGGGCTGCAGTTCGTGGACGGCCCGCGCGGGGTGGTGCTCACCGGCGGCGCCACCACCTTCCCTGTGGCGATCGCCCGCGGGGCCAGCTGGGATCCGGAGCTGGAGGAGCGGATCGGCGAGGCGATCGGCCGGGAGGCCCGCTCCTTCGGGGCCAACTGGGTGGCGGCGGTGTGCGTCAACCTGCTGCGCCATCCCGGCTGGGGGCGGGCCCAGGAGACCTACGGCGAGGACCCCCATCACGTGGGGGCCCTGGGGGCGGCGATGACGCGCGGCCTGGAGCGCCACACCATCGCCTGCGTGAAGCACCTGGCGCTCAACTCGATCGACAGCTCCCGTTTCCTGGTGGATGTGGAGGCCAGCCCCCGGGTGCTGCACGAGCTCTACCTGCCCCAGTTCCGTGCCTGCGTGGACGCCGGCGCCGGCTCGGTGATGAGCGCCTACAACCGGGTGAACGGCCTCTGGTGCGGCGAACACCCGGAGCTGCTCACCGCCATCCTCAAGCGGCGCTGGGGTTTCCAGGGCCTGGTGGTGACCGACTTCATCTTCGGCCTGCGCGACGGCGTGGCCGGCCTGAAGGCCGGGCAGGACCTGGAGATGCCGTTCCGCATGGTGCTGCACGGCTGCGCCGCCGAGGCCCTGGCCAGCGGCACCCTCAGCCAGGAGCGGATCGACGATGCGGTGCTGCGGCAACTGCGCCAGCAACTGCGGCTGCCCGCCGGCTCCTACTCTGCCGCGCTGCGGCGTTGCGAGGCCCATCGCGCCCTGGCCCGCGAAGCGGCCGCAAAATCCATCGTGCTGCTGCGCAACCAGCCCCTGCCCGATGGCCGGCCCGTGCTGCCCCTGGACGAGATCAGGTCGCTGGCGGTGCTGGGCCACCTGGCCGCGGCGGTGAACCTGGGGGATCGCGGCTCGTCCGACACCCGGCCGCCGGCGGGCGCGGTGGTGACCCCGCTGGAGGGCCTGCGGGCCGCCCGGCCGCATCTGGCGATCCCCCACACCGACGGCCGCGACCCCGCTGCCGCCGCCGCCCTGGCCGCCACCTGCGAGGCCGCCGTGGTGGTGGTGGGGCTGGACAGCAGCCTCGAGGGCGAGCACATCCACCCGGGCGACATCGCCCCGATCCTGGGGCAGATCCCCCCGCCGGAGCCCCTGGAGCGGCGGCTGGGCCGGCGTCTGTCGCGCCGGCTGTGGCAGCCGCTGGCGAACCTGCTCGCCTGGCTCACCAGCCACGCCTCCCCGCCCCTGCGCGGCGACTTCGCCGCCGGCGACCGCACCGACCTGCGCCTCCCCCGCGAGCAGGTGGCCCTGATCCAGGCCGTGGCCGCCGCCAACCCCCGCACCGTGGTGGTGCTGATGGGCGGTGGCGCCATCCTCTGCGAGGAGTGGCGCCACCAGGTGCCGGGGCTGCTGTTGCTCTGGTACTCGGGTGAGCAGGGGGGTCATGCCCTGGCCGAGGTGCTGTTCGGCGCCGTGTCGCCCTCGGGGCGGCTGCCCTTCAGCCTGCCCCGCAACGGGGCGGACCTCCCCCCCTTCGAGCCGCGGGCGCCACAGGTGCGCTATGACCTCTGGTACGGCTACCGGCGGCTGCAGCGCCACGGGCGCCAGGCGGCCTATCCCTTCGGCTTCGGGCTCAGTTACAGCCGCTTCAGCCTGGGCGCTCCAGAGGCCGCACTTCGAGCCAGGGACGAAGACAGCAATGCCGCGGGGGCGAGCGTGGAGCTGCGGGTGAGCGTGGCCAACGAGGGGCCGATGGCGGCCGCCGAGGTGGTGCAGGTGTATCTGGAGCCCCCGGGCCAGCTGATGGAGCGGCCGCTGCGCACCCTGGTGGCCTTTGCGCGCGTGCCGCTGGAGGCGGGGGAGCAGCGACCCGTGAGGCTGGTGATCCCCCTGCGCCAGCTGGCCTGCTTCGATGCCGGCCGGGATGCCTTCGTGGTGGAGGCCGGCAGCCACCGGCTGGTGGTGGCCCGCCATGCCGACGACCCCGGCCAGGCGGTGACCGTGGAGCTGAAGCACGCCGTCATCGACGGCTGA
- a CDS encoding glycosyltransferase family 2 protein: MGWLGVSLVVRWLLGWGLALRLPELPAPAQAVEGRRVSVLIPARNEEATLPHLLTALAAQTITPLEVIVVDDHSSDGTAAIARQAALAAGEAQGPLPIRVLQPPPLPAGWCGKTWALHHGVLASRGAVLVFLDADTEPEPAFLERLLDRHRELGGLVSVQPYHRTERPYEQLSLLFNLVGLMAVPLGAGCGVAFGPALACSRADYDRAGGHAAVAGKVVEDWFLAHCFEAAGLPVSAFIGAGQIAYRMYPGGLGEMVIGFDKNFATAAGEVRWPWMLAVLLWLSGLFWAAWCLPAALLGWPLVGDRSLLVNGLVYAAFALQLLVLTHRVGRFRWINLLFPIPVLFFLGVFVLAILNLERGRVHWKGRVFSTRSP; this comes from the coding sequence ATGGGATGGCTGGGAGTCTCCCTGGTGGTGCGCTGGCTGCTGGGCTGGGGCCTGGCCCTGCGGCTGCCGGAACTGCCTGCCCCAGCGCAGGCGGTGGAGGGGCGGCGCGTCTCGGTGCTGATCCCGGCCCGTAACGAGGAGGCCACCCTGCCCCATCTGCTCACGGCGCTGGCGGCGCAGACGATCACGCCCCTGGAGGTGATCGTGGTGGACGACCACTCCAGCGATGGCACCGCCGCCATTGCCAGGCAGGCTGCCTTGGCCGCAGGTGAAGCCCAGGGGCCGTTGCCGATCCGGGTGCTGCAGCCGCCGCCGCTGCCCGCCGGCTGGTGTGGCAAGACCTGGGCCCTCCACCACGGCGTGCTGGCCAGCCGCGGCGCGGTTCTGGTGTTCCTCGACGCGGACACCGAGCCGGAGCCCGCATTCCTGGAGCGGCTGCTGGATCGGCACCGGGAGCTGGGGGGGCTGGTGTCGGTGCAGCCGTACCACCGCACCGAACGCCCCTACGAGCAGCTCTCGCTGCTGTTCAACCTGGTGGGGCTGATGGCCGTGCCCCTCGGAGCCGGCTGCGGCGTGGCCTTCGGGCCGGCGCTGGCCTGCAGCCGGGCCGACTACGACCGGGCCGGCGGCCATGCGGCCGTGGCCGGCAAGGTGGTGGAGGACTGGTTCCTGGCGCACTGCTTCGAGGCGGCCGGTCTGCCGGTGAGCGCCTTCATCGGTGCGGGCCAGATCGCCTACCGCATGTACCCCGGCGGGCTGGGGGAGATGGTGATCGGCTTCGACAAGAACTTCGCCACCGCCGCCGGCGAGGTGCGCTGGCCATGGATGCTGGCGGTGCTGCTGTGGCTCTCGGGCCTGTTCTGGGCCGCCTGGTGTCTGCCAGCGGCCCTGCTGGGCTGGCCCCTGGTGGGCGATCGCTCCCTGCTGGTGAACGGGCTGGTCTATGCGGCCTTCGCCCTGCAGCTGCTCGTGCTCACCCACCGGGTGGGCCGGTTCCGCTGGATCAACCTGCTGTTCCCGATCCCGGTGCTGTTCTTCCTCGGGGTGTTCGTGCTGGCGATCCTCAACCTGGAGCGGGGCCGGGTGCACTGGAAGGGCCGGGTGTTCAGCACCCGCTCGCCCTGA
- a CDS encoding triacylglycerol lipase, producing MTPTPRPPLVLVHGLLDTPAVFRGLKRELGGRREPLLIPALPLRLGRTPVLEAADLLGSHIEAAFGRQQPIDLLGFSIGGVIARCWIQLLGGHARLRRFISVGSPQQGTLTAQPWPARLFRGIGDLQWGSALLERLNQDLDPLRRIECHSFYSGLDLVVLPGWRAVLPVGARTMLPVLTHPQLLRDRAALQPLAKELLRP from the coding sequence GTGACCCCGACTCCCCGGCCTCCCCTGGTTCTGGTGCATGGCCTGCTGGACACGCCCGCCGTGTTCCGCGGGCTGAAGCGGGAGCTGGGCGGCCGCCGGGAGCCCCTGCTGATTCCGGCGCTGCCACTGCGGCTGGGCCGCACGCCGGTGCTGGAGGCCGCCGACCTGCTCGGCAGCCACATCGAGGCCGCCTTCGGGCGCCAACAGCCGATCGACCTGCTCGGCTTCTCCATCGGCGGGGTGATCGCCCGCTGCTGGATTCAGCTGCTGGGGGGACACGCGCGCCTGCGCCGCTTCATCAGCGTGGGCAGCCCTCAGCAGGGCACGCTCACGGCCCAGCCCTGGCCTGCCCGCCTGTTCCGGGGCATCGGCGATCTGCAGTGGGGCAGCGCCCTGCTGGAGCGGCTGAACCAGGATCTCGATCCCCTGCGCCGGATTGAGTGCCACAGCTTCTACTCCGGCCTCGATCTGGTGGTGCTGCCGGGCTGGCGGGCGGTGCTGCCGGTGGGGGCGCGCACCATGCTGCCGGTGCTCACCCATCCCCAGCTGCTGCGCGACCGGGCGGCGCTGCAGCCCCTGGCCAAGGAGCTGCTGCGGCCCTGA
- a CDS encoding nuclear transport factor 2 family protein translates to MTPKPPLPPFDREGAILKARMAENAWNSRDPARVALAYSEDSVWRNRAEFIRGRDQIEAFLQRKWAKELDYRLIKEVWAWHDNRIAVRFQYEWHDDAGNWFRAYGNENWEFDSEGLMRRREASINDVPIRESDRRFHWPQGPRPDDHPGLTELGL, encoded by the coding sequence ATGACGCCCAAACCACCCCTGCCCCCGTTCGATCGCGAGGGCGCCATCCTCAAGGCCCGCATGGCCGAGAACGCCTGGAATTCCAGGGATCCGGCCCGGGTGGCGCTGGCCTACAGCGAGGACAGCGTGTGGCGCAACCGGGCCGAGTTCATCCGGGGCCGCGACCAGATCGAGGCGTTCCTGCAGCGCAAGTGGGCCAAGGAGCTCGACTACCGGCTGATCAAGGAGGTGTGGGCCTGGCACGACAACCGCATCGCCGTGCGCTTCCAGTACGAGTGGCACGACGACGCCGGCAACTGGTTTCGTGCCTACGGCAACGAGAACTGGGAGTTCGACAGCGAAGGCCTGATGCGCCGCCGCGAGGCCAGCATCAACGACGTGCCGATCCGGGAGAGCGACCGCCGCTTCCACTGGCCCCAGGGTCCCCGGCCGGACGACCATCCCGGCCTCACCGAGCTGGGGCTCTGA
- a CDS encoding MSMEG_0570 family nitrogen starvation response protein, with protein sequence MPEVHLTLQWPDGSRSQLYSPSTVILQHLPPGRQFTVAELESRGLAALAEASERVRARYGFACTRTDEEARKLQHSLAGFSAEQLVQIQAS encoded by the coding sequence GTGCCCGAAGTCCATCTCACCCTCCAGTGGCCGGATGGCTCCCGTTCCCAGCTCTATTCCCCCTCCACCGTGATCCTGCAGCACCTGCCCCCCGGCCGGCAGTTCACGGTGGCGGAGTTGGAATCCCGTGGCCTGGCGGCCCTGGCCGAGGCCTCCGAGCGGGTGCGGGCCCGCTACGGCTTCGCCTGCACCCGCACCGATGAGGAAGCCCGCAAGCTGCAGCACAGCCTGGCCGGCTTCAGCGCCGAGCAGCTGGTGCAGATCCAGGCGAGCTGA
- a CDS encoding sll0787 family AIR synthase-like protein produces MTPAELEALRLRLSRHPGLCGKEEIQLPAGMFPQLPFPGLGPAAAIGDDAALIPASSGPLLLASEGMDPALVEEDPWFAGWCGVLVNLSDIAAMGGRPIALVNSLWASGETQARPLLAGLRRAADTFAVPMVGGHTNLHSPYNALAVAVLGTAPGPVLSARAARPGDRLHLLVNTQGRLYRHYPFWDAATQAEPAMLRRHLALPVELAAAGLVRAAKDISMGGLVGTAEMFAEAAGCGLEIQLDELQPPAGLSLEAWLTCFPSFGFLLAVPPERTAELARFTAPHPELLCAEIGRFLAGAPQVLLAAGAGRCPLRPPGRVLTGFSADL; encoded by the coding sequence ATGACCCCCGCCGAGCTGGAGGCCCTGCGCCTGCGGCTGAGCCGCCACCCCGGGCTGTGCGGCAAGGAGGAGATCCAGCTGCCGGCCGGGATGTTTCCCCAGCTGCCCTTTCCCGGGCTCGGCCCGGCGGCCGCCATCGGCGACGATGCCGCTCTGATTCCGGCCAGCAGCGGCCCTCTGCTGCTCGCCTCGGAGGGGATGGATCCGGCGCTGGTGGAGGAGGACCCCTGGTTCGCCGGCTGGTGCGGCGTGCTGGTGAACCTCAGCGACATCGCGGCCATGGGCGGCCGCCCGATCGCCCTGGTGAACAGCCTCTGGGCCAGCGGCGAGACCCAGGCGCGGCCACTGCTGGCGGGATTGCGCCGGGCCGCCGACACCTTCGCGGTGCCGATGGTGGGCGGCCACACCAACCTGCACAGCCCCTACAACGCCCTGGCGGTGGCGGTGCTCGGCACGGCGCCGGGCCCGGTGCTCTCGGCGCGGGCGGCCCGCCCCGGCGACCGCCTCCATCTGCTGGTGAACACCCAGGGGCGCCTCTACCGCCACTACCCCTTCTGGGATGCGGCCACCCAGGCCGAGCCCGCGATGCTGCGGCGCCATCTGGCCCTGCCGGTGGAGCTGGCCGCGGCCGGGCTGGTGCGGGCGGCCAAGGACATCAGCATGGGCGGCCTGGTGGGCACGGCGGAGATGTTCGCCGAGGCGGCCGGCTGCGGCCTGGAGATCCAGCTGGACGAGCTGCAGCCACCCGCCGGCCTCAGCCTGGAGGCCTGGCTCACCTGCTTCCCCAGCTTCGGCTTCCTGCTGGCGGTGCCGCCGGAGCGCACGGCCGAGCTGGCCCGCTTCACGGCGCCCCATCCGGAGCTGCTCTGCGCGGAGATCGGCCGCTTCCTCGCCGGTGCCCCCCAGGTGCTGCTCGCGGCGGGAGCGGGGCGCTGCCCGCTGCGGCCACCGGGCCGGGTGCTCACGGGCTTCAGCGCCGATCTGTGA
- a CDS encoding MSMEG_0567/Sll0786 family nitrogen starvation N-acetyltransferase — protein sequence MFFIDPSSHDIGRSPSSAPAAFTPSVRWGIPLEAEDFELSPTASSQDFSFHVLGPESRLLPSYWDLRSRIFCEEQHLFEASDRDELDRNAHPIVALSHHSARAGEAVGVVRIVELSPRVWQGGRLGVDADFRRLNQIGKGLIWKAVTTAHGWGCDRFLATVQRQNVPFFRRLHWRAIEALEIRGLPHQLMEADLSYYRPSRERRPLEAAA from the coding sequence ATGTTCTTCATCGACCCCAGCAGCCACGACATCGGCCGCAGTCCCAGTTCCGCCCCGGCGGCGTTCACCCCGTCGGTGCGCTGGGGCATTCCCCTGGAGGCGGAGGATTTCGAGCTCTCCCCCACGGCCAGCTCCCAGGATTTCTCCTTCCACGTGCTCGGCCCCGAATCCCGCCTGCTGCCCAGCTACTGGGACCTGCGCAGCCGCATCTTCTGTGAGGAACAGCACCTGTTCGAGGCGTCCGACCGGGATGAACTCGACCGGAACGCGCACCCGATCGTGGCCCTCTCCCACCACAGCGCCCGGGCCGGCGAGGCGGTGGGTGTGGTGCGGATCGTGGAGCTGAGCCCGCGGGTGTGGCAGGGCGGACGGCTGGGGGTGGATGCCGATTTCCGCCGCCTCAACCAGATCGGCAAGGGCCTGATCTGGAAGGCGGTCACCACGGCCCACGGCTGGGGCTGTGACCGCTTCCTCGCCACCGTGCAGCGCCAGAACGTGCCCTTCTTCCGGCGGTTGCACTGGCGGGCGATCGAGGCGCTCGAGATCCGAGGCCTGCCCCATCAGCTGATGGAGGCCGACCTCAGCTACTACCGCCCATCGCGCGAACGCCGGCCGCTGGAAGCGGCTGCATGA
- a CDS encoding MSMEG_0568 family radical SAM protein: protein MSDASALPLSGEQLGRFLTDLQVQGVVDPAVAGNQGRRGGAGPSDHRALTIAGTTVMVPVYNAVSQDSPFQLAEAADGAVALQDRAGAVAAAVQPPPQPRFYDLSTADGIPYSAIALLHGRDVLATTLLQTCIRFRDRSQSCQFCAIEQSLEDGRTVVRKTPQQVAEVAEAAARLDGVRQLVMTTGTPNSDDRGARLMAETAAAVKARVNLPIQGQCEPPEDPSWYRRMKEAGIDSLGMHLEVVEPQVRKRILPGKSELTLERYYEAFAQAVAVFGRGQVSTYLLAGLGDSAEALIACSEWLIDLGVYPFVVPFVPIAGTPLQHHPAPSTDFMVGVYGAVGRLLAGSDIRSDRMAAGCAKCGACSALSLFETAAS, encoded by the coding sequence ATGTCTGACGCGTCAGCCCTGCCCCTGAGCGGCGAGCAGCTCGGCCGCTTCCTCACCGATCTGCAGGTGCAGGGGGTGGTGGATCCCGCCGTCGCCGGCAACCAGGGGCGCCGCGGTGGGGCGGGCCCGTCCGACCACCGCGCCCTCACCATCGCGGGCACCACCGTGATGGTGCCCGTGTACAACGCGGTGTCGCAGGACTCCCCCTTCCAGCTGGCCGAGGCGGCCGATGGAGCCGTGGCTCTGCAGGACAGGGCCGGCGCTGTCGCCGCAGCGGTGCAGCCACCGCCCCAGCCCCGCTTCTACGACCTCAGCACCGCCGACGGGATTCCCTACAGCGCCATCGCTCTGCTGCACGGCCGCGACGTGCTGGCCACCACCCTGCTGCAGACCTGCATCCGCTTCCGTGACCGCAGTCAGTCGTGCCAGTTCTGCGCGATCGAGCAGTCGCTTGAGGACGGCCGCACCGTGGTGCGCAAGACGCCGCAGCAGGTGGCCGAGGTGGCCGAGGCAGCGGCGCGGCTCGATGGGGTGCGCCAGCTGGTGATGACCACCGGCACCCCCAACAGCGACGACCGCGGCGCCCGGCTGATGGCCGAGACGGCCGCGGCGGTGAAGGCCCGGGTGAACCTGCCGATCCAGGGCCAGTGCGAGCCGCCGGAGGATCCCAGCTGGTACCGGCGCATGAAGGAGGCCGGCATCGACAGCCTCGGCATGCACCTGGAAGTGGTGGAGCCCCAGGTGCGGAAGCGGATCCTGCCGGGCAAGAGCGAGCTCACGCTCGAGCGCTACTACGAGGCCTTCGCCCAGGCGGTGGCTGTGTTCGGCCGGGGCCAGGTGAGCACGTATCTGCTGGCCGGTCTGGGGGACAGCGCCGAGGCGCTGATCGCCTGCAGCGAGTGGTTGATCGATCTGGGCGTCTACCCGTTCGTGGTGCCGTTCGTGCCGATCGCCGGCACACCGCTGCAGCACCATCCCGCCCCCAGCACCGACTTCATGGTGGGGGTCTACGGGGCGGTGGGGCGGCTGCTGGCGGGCTCCGACATCCGCTCCGACCGCATGGCGGCCGGCTGCGCCAAGTGCGGCGCCTGCTCCGCCCTCTCCCTGTTCGAAACCGCCGCGTCCTGA
- a CDS encoding Nit6803 family nitrilase translates to MARPITVAAAQIRPVLFSLSGSVARVLAAIDEAAEAGVELIVFPETFLPYYPYFSFVEPPVRMGASHLRLYEQAVVIPGPAIEQIAAAARRHRMHVLLGVNERDGGSLYNTQLLIDASGSVVLKRRKITPTYHERMVWGQGDGAGLQVVPTALGRIGALACWEHYNPLARFALMTQGEEIHCAQFPGSLVGPIFSEQTAVSLRHHALEAGCFVVSSTAWLDPADHAAITPDTSLHKAFEGGCHAAVISPEGRYLAGPLPEGEGLAIATLDPTLITKRKRMMDSVGHYSRPDLLGLRLNATPATQVDPMAAGMAPAALPTADLPTGELSLDALSPVATPPPESPPAAVEPAPAALRGNAAHV, encoded by the coding sequence ATGGCCCGACCCATCACCGTTGCCGCGGCGCAGATCCGTCCGGTTCTGTTCAGCCTGTCCGGCTCCGTGGCGCGGGTGCTGGCGGCCATCGACGAGGCGGCCGAGGCGGGAGTCGAGCTGATCGTCTTCCCGGAAACCTTCCTGCCCTACTACCCCTACTTCTCGTTCGTGGAGCCCCCGGTGCGGATGGGGGCCTCCCACCTGCGCCTCTACGAGCAAGCGGTTGTGATTCCAGGCCCGGCGATCGAGCAGATCGCCGCCGCGGCCCGCCGCCACCGCATGCATGTGCTGCTGGGGGTGAATGAGCGCGACGGCGGCAGCCTTTACAACACCCAGCTGCTGATCGACGCCTCCGGCAGTGTGGTGCTCAAGCGCCGCAAGATCACCCCCACCTATCACGAGCGGATGGTGTGGGGCCAGGGCGATGGCGCCGGGCTGCAGGTGGTGCCCACGGCCCTGGGGCGCATCGGTGCGCTGGCCTGCTGGGAGCACTACAACCCCCTGGCCCGCTTCGCCCTGATGACCCAGGGGGAGGAGATCCACTGCGCCCAGTTCCCCGGCTCCCTGGTGGGTCCGATCTTCTCGGAGCAGACCGCCGTGAGCCTGCGCCACCACGCCCTCGAGGCCGGCTGCTTCGTGGTGAGTTCCACCGCCTGGCTGGATCCGGCCGACCATGCGGCCATCACCCCGGACACCTCCCTGCACAAGGCGTTCGAGGGCGGCTGCCACGCGGCGGTCATCAGTCCGGAGGGGCGCTACCTGGCCGGTCCGCTGCCGGAGGGGGAAGGCCTGGCCATCGCCACCCTCGACCCCACCCTGATCACCAAGCGCAAGCGGATGATGGACAGCGTGGGCCACTACAGCCGTCCCGACCTGCTCGGTCTGCGGCTCAATGCCACCCCGGCCACCCAGGTGGACCCGATGGCCGCTGGGATGGCGCCCGCTGCACTGCCCACAGCCGATCTGCCCACAGGCGAACTGTCCTTGGACGCCTTGTCGCCTGTGGCGACGCCCCCGCCGGAGAGCCCACCCGCGGCCGTCGAGCCGGCACCAGCTGCCCTGAGGGGAAACGCCGCCCATGTCTGA
- a CDS encoding MSMEG_0572/Sll0783 family nitrogen starvation response protein — translation MPEVTRPANQPGEFLVDYEEKVFPDVKAEPGEKALITFHTVAFEGSIGLVNLLQASRLITKGFDTSILLYGPGVTLGVQRGFPKLGDAAFDGHLNFNARLQKFMGQGGKVYACRFALQALYGHGEGALIPGITPINPLDVLDIVLMHRKEGAFILDTWTL, via the coding sequence ATGCCAGAAGTCACCCGTCCCGCCAACCAACCGGGAGAGTTCCTCGTTGACTACGAGGAGAAGGTGTTTCCCGACGTCAAAGCGGAGCCCGGCGAGAAAGCTCTGATCACCTTCCACACCGTGGCCTTCGAAGGGTCGATCGGCCTGGTGAATCTGCTCCAGGCCAGCCGCCTGATCACCAAGGGCTTCGACACCTCCATCCTTCTCTATGGCCCCGGCGTGACCCTCGGGGTGCAGCGAGGTTTCCCCAAGCTCGGCGATGCGGCCTTCGACGGCCATCTCAACTTCAACGCCCGCCTGCAGAAATTCATGGGGCAGGGGGGCAAGGTGTATGCCTGCCGCTTTGCCCTGCAGGCCCTCTACGGCCATGGCGAAGGTGCGCTGATTCCAGGCATCACGCCGATCAACCCGCTCGATGTGCTCGACATCGTGCTGATGCACCGCAAGGAAGGGGCCTTCATTCTCGACACCTGGACCCTCTGA